Proteins from a genomic interval of Phlebotomus papatasi isolate M1 chromosome 3, Ppap_2.1, whole genome shotgun sequence:
- the LOC129805944 gene encoding probable cationic amino acid transporter isoform X2: MIFTAIPYGTGSRWALGSIILVHQSVYNEIGATTTLFAILIAALSATFSAICRSATNKTSNIGYLRANHKCDFLLLFLTLWMDILALLASCGALARTLSTCLDTMTGGMARMWILGRNSSPNEPWPDVIGVSVVFLVSGMFMLGLENTKIFSCLMISGVLGIIGQLGIVTWLQGDEIEWHKETWFPQGTSGIIIGAALCAFSFPAEMPTAARYNRLTGILIILVVTFTSVLTAACLSTLVHFKPETEFLAVPVFKILTYVNLTKVIPAMACLLVLTCSGALMELFPEMYALIVKLTTSEWKILAKQIGYESRDSGSPVLAIFTGGSLCAMLAFACPMENLIYILAGSHLMASIFRALYLLYTPYRPKCIQHQESSLAYTRLQSATAQTSQNIPTSASTSRRLWCFRRASSVAVNMAKSRLQKKPHDEELEREWLLLGEPPSPRCLEHPDRNDDAESSILSDDGDQAPASEDSTTDIDAIVDEYRQKIKVSMAGPLDKNQKTPSVTSWRVALIGILFIVCGIASVIFGVIYQDVISLSSGLIGTFFANIMLFCLPRHNLQQGQVSSLTATLSIILSCVLLTGTLSNSWAALLFWITAGFIFCIRCDSWCCLCLDRTTISAHSHIIPNVSAKLDNLRQKSVSGIHLPNRIPTHR; the protein is encoded by the exons At GATTTTTACTGCAATCCCTTATGGTACGGGCAGTCGTTGGGCCCTTGGGTCCATTATACTTGTACATCAGAGTGTCTACAATGAAATTGGAGCTACAACAACTCTCTTTGCCATCCTCATTGCTGCTCTTTCAGCCACATTTTCAG CTATTTGCCGAAGTGCAACAAATAAAACCAGCAATATTGGATACTTGAGAGCTAACCACAAATGTGATTTTCTCCTTCTCTTCCTAACCCTTTGGATGGACATTTTGGCCCTCCTGGCATCTTGTGGTGCCCTGGCAAGGACACTGAGTACTTGTTTGGATACAATGACTGGGGGTATGGCGCGAATGTGGATATTAG GAAGAAATTCATCACCAAATGAGCCCTGGCCAGATGTCATTGGAGTCTCTGTGGTGTTCCTTGTATCCGGAATGTTTATGCTCGGACTGGAGAATACTAAAATATTCAGTTGTTTGATGATATCCGGTGTCTTAGGGATAATTGGACAACTGGGTATTGTTACCTGGCTCCAGGGAGATGAAATTGAATGGCATAAGGAAACCTGGTTCCCACAGGGAACATCTGGAATTATCATTGGAGCGGCTCTATGTGCTTTCTCTTTTCCCGCCGAAATGCCAACAGCTGCCCGATACAATCGTCTAACTGGCATTTTAATTATCCTCGTGGTGACCTTCACGAGCGTTCTTACTGCGGCCTGTCTCTCTACACTGGTTCACTTTAAGCCAGAGACCGAGTTTCTGGCAGTACCAGTTTTCAAGATCCTGACCTATGTAAACCTTACGAAAGTTATACCAGCAATGGCCTGTCTTCTTGTTCTAACTTGCTCAGGAGCCCTCATGGAACTGTTTCCGGAAATGTATGCTCTTATCGTAAAGCTGACAACATCAGAATGGAAGATTCTAGCGAAGCAAATTGGATATGAAAGTCGGGACAGTGGTAGTCCGGTTTTAGCAATTTTCACAGGAGGCAGCCTATGTGCAATGCTGGCGTTTGCCTGTCCTATGGAGAATTTAATCTACATTCTGGCTGGTAGCCATTTAATGGCCTCAATTTTTAGAGCTCTTTACCTTCTTTACACCCCATATCGACCAAAATGCATACAACACCAGGAATCATCACTCGCCTATACCCGTCTTCAGTCAGCTACTGCACAAACATCTCAAAATATCCCAACTTCAGCATCAACATCCCGAAGACTGTGGTGCTTCCGCCGAGCATCCTCAGTCGCGGTTAATATGGCCAAATCCCGATTGCAGAAGAAGCCCCATGATGAAGAGTTGGAAAGAGAGTGGCTTCTCCTGGGAGAACCACCATCTCCACGATGCCTTGAGCATCCAGATCGCAATGACGATGCAGAATCTTCAATTTTAAGTGATGACGGAGACCAAGCTCCTGCATCAGAAGACAGTACAACTGACATCGATGCCATTGTTGATGAGTATCGACAGAAGATTAAGGTATCAATGGCTGGACCACTGGATAAGAATCAGAAGACACCTTCAGTAACTTCTTGGAGAGTTGCCCTCATTGGGATACTCTTCATTGTCTGTGGAATTGCATCAGTTATCTTTGGCGTTATCTATCAGGACGTAATTTCGTTATCATCGGGACTTATTG GTACCTTCTTTGCAAATATAATGCTGTTCTGCCTACCAAGACACAATCTGCAGCAAGGACAGGTGTCTTCCCTAACAGCAACCTTGTCAATCATCTTAAGTTGTGTCCTCCTAACTGGGACACTCAGCAATTCTTGGGCAGCTCTTTTGTTCTGGATAACAGCTGGATTTATCTTCTGCATTCGATGTGATTCATGGTGCTGTCTCTGCCTCGATCGAACAACTATTTCAGCGCACTCCCACATCATTCCCAATGTCTCAGCCAAATTGGACAATTTAAGGCAGAAATCTGTGAGTGGTATTCATCTACCGAATCGAATTCCTACACATAGATGA
- the LOC129806785 gene encoding uncharacterized protein LOC129806785: MEELILINSIGKLPSKLIFIRQKIIIYAVTIFICISITFAQIPHHAVLNIEQEENLLPDHLKNPFLRTPRVAAALAVSSWFGHGEEPVFEREADKIPRSEIYTVLTHAGLIPRRFFK, encoded by the exons ATGGAAGAACTAAT attaaTCAATTCAATTGGCAAATTACCATCCAAATTGATCTTCATCAGGCAAAAAATCATCATTTATGCTGTGACCATCTTCATCTGCATCTCAATAACTTTTGCACAAATTCCCCACCATGCTGTGCTAAATATCGAACAAGAGGAAAATCTTCTGCCGGATCATCTGAAAAATCCCTTCCTGAGGACACCACGAGTAGCAGCCGCTCTGGCTGTGAGCAGTTGGTTTGGCCATGGAGAAGAACCA GTTTTCGAGAGAGAGGCTGATAAAATTCCCAGAAGTGAAATCTACACCGTTCTCACACATGCTGGATTAATTCCTAGACGATTTTTCAAATAA
- the LOC129805944 gene encoding probable cationic amino acid transporter isoform X1, whose translation MPTTRIFTAIPYGTGSRWALGSIILVHQSVYNEIGATTTLFAILIAALSATFSAICRSATNKTSNIGYLRANHKCDFLLLFLTLWMDILALLASCGALARTLSTCLDTMTGGMARMWILGRNSSPNEPWPDVIGVSVVFLVSGMFMLGLENTKIFSCLMISGVLGIIGQLGIVTWLQGDEIEWHKETWFPQGTSGIIIGAALCAFSFPAEMPTAARYNRLTGILIILVVTFTSVLTAACLSTLVHFKPETEFLAVPVFKILTYVNLTKVIPAMACLLVLTCSGALMELFPEMYALIVKLTTSEWKILAKQIGYESRDSGSPVLAIFTGGSLCAMLAFACPMENLIYILAGSHLMASIFRALYLLYTPYRPKCIQHQESSLAYTRLQSATAQTSQNIPTSASTSRRLWCFRRASSVAVNMAKSRLQKKPHDEELEREWLLLGEPPSPRCLEHPDRNDDAESSILSDDGDQAPASEDSTTDIDAIVDEYRQKIKVSMAGPLDKNQKTPSVTSWRVALIGILFIVCGIASVIFGVIYQDVISLSSGLIGTFFANIMLFCLPRHNLQQGQVSSLTATLSIILSCVLLTGTLSNSWAALLFWITAGFIFCIRCDSWCCLCLDRTTISAHSHIIPNVSAKLDNLRQKSVSGIHLPNRIPTHR comes from the exons ATGCCAACCACCAGGATTTTTACTGCAATCCCTTATGGTACGGGCAGTCGTTGGGCCCTTGGGTCCATTATACTTGTACATCAGAGTGTCTACAATGAAATTGGAGCTACAACAACTCTCTTTGCCATCCTCATTGCTGCTCTTTCAGCCACATTTTCAG CTATTTGCCGAAGTGCAACAAATAAAACCAGCAATATTGGATACTTGAGAGCTAACCACAAATGTGATTTTCTCCTTCTCTTCCTAACCCTTTGGATGGACATTTTGGCCCTCCTGGCATCTTGTGGTGCCCTGGCAAGGACACTGAGTACTTGTTTGGATACAATGACTGGGGGTATGGCGCGAATGTGGATATTAG GAAGAAATTCATCACCAAATGAGCCCTGGCCAGATGTCATTGGAGTCTCTGTGGTGTTCCTTGTATCCGGAATGTTTATGCTCGGACTGGAGAATACTAAAATATTCAGTTGTTTGATGATATCCGGTGTCTTAGGGATAATTGGACAACTGGGTATTGTTACCTGGCTCCAGGGAGATGAAATTGAATGGCATAAGGAAACCTGGTTCCCACAGGGAACATCTGGAATTATCATTGGAGCGGCTCTATGTGCTTTCTCTTTTCCCGCCGAAATGCCAACAGCTGCCCGATACAATCGTCTAACTGGCATTTTAATTATCCTCGTGGTGACCTTCACGAGCGTTCTTACTGCGGCCTGTCTCTCTACACTGGTTCACTTTAAGCCAGAGACCGAGTTTCTGGCAGTACCAGTTTTCAAGATCCTGACCTATGTAAACCTTACGAAAGTTATACCAGCAATGGCCTGTCTTCTTGTTCTAACTTGCTCAGGAGCCCTCATGGAACTGTTTCCGGAAATGTATGCTCTTATCGTAAAGCTGACAACATCAGAATGGAAGATTCTAGCGAAGCAAATTGGATATGAAAGTCGGGACAGTGGTAGTCCGGTTTTAGCAATTTTCACAGGAGGCAGCCTATGTGCAATGCTGGCGTTTGCCTGTCCTATGGAGAATTTAATCTACATTCTGGCTGGTAGCCATTTAATGGCCTCAATTTTTAGAGCTCTTTACCTTCTTTACACCCCATATCGACCAAAATGCATACAACACCAGGAATCATCACTCGCCTATACCCGTCTTCAGTCAGCTACTGCACAAACATCTCAAAATATCCCAACTTCAGCATCAACATCCCGAAGACTGTGGTGCTTCCGCCGAGCATCCTCAGTCGCGGTTAATATGGCCAAATCCCGATTGCAGAAGAAGCCCCATGATGAAGAGTTGGAAAGAGAGTGGCTTCTCCTGGGAGAACCACCATCTCCACGATGCCTTGAGCATCCAGATCGCAATGACGATGCAGAATCTTCAATTTTAAGTGATGACGGAGACCAAGCTCCTGCATCAGAAGACAGTACAACTGACATCGATGCCATTGTTGATGAGTATCGACAGAAGATTAAGGTATCAATGGCTGGACCACTGGATAAGAATCAGAAGACACCTTCAGTAACTTCTTGGAGAGTTGCCCTCATTGGGATACTCTTCATTGTCTGTGGAATTGCATCAGTTATCTTTGGCGTTATCTATCAGGACGTAATTTCGTTATCATCGGGACTTATTG GTACCTTCTTTGCAAATATAATGCTGTTCTGCCTACCAAGACACAATCTGCAGCAAGGACAGGTGTCTTCCCTAACAGCAACCTTGTCAATCATCTTAAGTTGTGTCCTCCTAACTGGGACACTCAGCAATTCTTGGGCAGCTCTTTTGTTCTGGATAACAGCTGGATTTATCTTCTGCATTCGATGTGATTCATGGTGCTGTCTCTGCCTCGATCGAACAACTATTTCAGCGCACTCCCACATCATTCCCAATGTCTCAGCCAAATTGGACAATTTAAGGCAGAAATCTGTGAGTGGTATTCATCTACCGAATCGAATTCCTACACATAGATGA